One part of the Bicyclus anynana chromosome 8, ilBicAnyn1.1, whole genome shotgun sequence genome encodes these proteins:
- the LOC112045888 gene encoding trypsin-7-like, whose protein sequence is MFFFLLVQILPWLTLTTCDDIDISGATRRIIGGHLIRIEEAPYMALYRPVNKSFHCGASVVSDQFLVTAAHCVDKSIHGEMIVTVGTDRALSGGENYQIEEVVKHPQYEDGIFFDYDIAVIKLKNKLQFSDRVQPIKMAEPGLVIDDTAQLRTIGFGMTETNYNSNELLGTDMRYIPNNICRVVTQDSIITDRMLCAGQKNKSVCYGDSGGPAVYGDKLVGVTSGSDIPICNSYSLFARVSSLRGFIDDVIAAH, encoded by the exons atgtttttctttttattagttCAAATATTACCGTGGCTAACACTAACAACTTGTGACGATATTG ATATTTCAGGCGCCACCCGGCGCATAATAGGTGGACATCTAATTCGCATCGAGGAGGCTCCCTATATGGCGCTGTACCGGCCGGTCAATAAGTCATTCCACTGCGGCGCCTCTGTCGTCAGCGACCAGTTCCTAGTCACTGCAGCACATTGTGTTGATAAGTCTAT ACACGGCGAAATGATAGTGACAGTGGGCACCGATAGAGCTTTGAGCGGCGGGGAAAATTACCAGATAGAAGAAGTGGTCAAGCATCCCCAGTATGAAGATGGAATCTTTTTTGACTATGACATAGCTGTTATTAAACTGAAGAATAAGCTGCAATTCAGTGACCGCGTGCAACCTATCAAGATGGCAGAGCCTGGCTTAGTTATTGATGATACTGCCCAGCTCCGTACGATTGGGTTTGGAATGACG gaaACTAATTACAACTCTAACGAACTCTTGGGTACCGATATGCGCTACATACCGAATAACATATGCCGTGTGGTGACTCAAGATTCTATTATCACTGACCGAATGTTATGTGCTGGCCAGAAGAATAAAAGTGTTTGTTAC GGCGACAGCGGTGGTCCTGCGGTCTATGGTGACAAGTTGGTGGGTGTCACGTCAGGCTCTGACATTCCAATATGTAACTCGTATTCATTGTTCGCTCGTGTCTCCAGTTTGCGGGGATTTATAGACGATGTCATTGCTGCCCACTAA
- the LOC112045884 gene encoding brachyurin-like: MRGLYIFGLLLFLGVVQAYEYSSLRENEPVYVEDMEPSSTHGGRITGGWEAREGQIPHQVSLRMINAWGSVSACGGSIIHEEWIVTAAHCLANRHTYIVRLGVRNLTQPTIIMEESITNRVMHPNFSETLGWVQPDDIALLKLSKKIVWGHTIQPVRLQNSKQKDVDYTNVQLTASGFGLTNDRAEGGESSEVLMFVNLRGISNDDCLNYYLYMDPQTLCAKYFNDTRQSTCAGDSGSPITHVGRDGRLTQVGIVSFGHRRGCTLGIATGHVRPGYYHEWIRESTGIDFDWDYYERDAVLPDTDSGVQVIDK; this comes from the exons ATGCGAGGATTGTACATTTTTGGGTTACTGCTGTTCCTTGGAGTCGTTCAG GCTTACGAATATTCTTCTTTGAGGGAAAATGAACCTGTGTACGTTGAGGACATGGAACCAAgcagtactc ATGGTGGGCGTATAACGGGAGGCTGGGAGGCCAGGGAGGGCCAGATCCCCCACCAGGTCAGCCTGCGCATGATCAACGCGTGGGGGAGCGTGTCCGCGTGCGGCGGATCCATCATACATGAAGAATGGATCGTCACGGCTGCCCACTGTTTGGCCAA CCGCCATACCTACATCGTGCGGCTGGGCGTCCGGAACCTCACCCAGCCCACCATCATCATGGAGGAGAGCATCACCAACCGCGTGATGCATCCCAACTTCAGCGAGACTCTGGGATGGGTGCAACCCGACGACATCGCACTCCTTAAGTTAAGCAAGAAGATTGTTTGGGGAC ACACGATCCAGCCAGTTCGTCTCCAGAACTCGAAGCAGAAAGACGTCGATTACACCAACGTACAGCTCACAGCTAGCGGCTTCGGCCTTACTAATGATCGCGCAGAAG gtgGAGAGTCGTCAGAAGTGCTCATGTTTGTGAATCTGCGCGGTATCAGCAATGACGATTGTCTGAACTACTACCTCTACATGGACCCGCAGACTCTGTGCGCTAAGTATTTTAATGACACCAGGCAGTCCACTTGTGCG GGTGACAGCGGCAGTCCGATAACCCATGTGGGCAGAGACGGGCGGCTGACCCAGGTCGGCATCGTCAGCTTCGGTCACCGTCGTGGTTGCACGCTTGGGATAGCCACTG GTCACGTCCGTCCGGGTTACTACCACGAATGGATCCGAGAGAGCACCGGCATTGACTTCGATTGGGACTATTACGAACGAGATGCGGTTTTACCTGACACAGACTCTGGTGTTCAAGTCATAGACAAATAG
- the LOC112045889 gene encoding uncharacterized protein LOC112045889 — MRGWCARWSGSGRARLRWLAALVCWGGLVALALPRLQQAPPRTRPAPPARLLLQSEAASTPAPLPSTQNPAKPATDTRVLTEDELRADAERRLPSLPLAYWHKHKNDKNKFYKKKDCAPFPSIYDLEFHNTYWQTLRAKTDVFHFYGAYLDARNSSRIGPAVRVLGVHDRIKPTITTHCQLWFEEREAPVVVRNLEYKYVWNSKWGNYRDGVLQPYLLACVLPAEVRHLVPASVSIVSDPCDRATNNLRVHYDRPKPPAVQKEFAVCVKGLDFLHEDLSVRLVEWIEIIRLLGADKIFFYELQIHPNITKVLNYYNDLGVTELTPITLPGGQPNLPGLQHMYLKKKTTHKRQMELIPYNDCLYRHMYQYKWLALLDIDEVIVPLEDNDWSSLMKRILPLSTPAAGKPPRSSYHASNLYYLDSLQHEHAWEEGIPRYLHMLQHVYRTRNFTKPGQYVKAFHETERVLALHNHFPLACLGGACSSYAIETQHARLQHYRADCVTALSKTCAELRQQPVRDTALWRWRTPLIQAADAALTALGFLPPHR, encoded by the coding sequence ATGCGGGGGTGGTGCGCGCGTTGGAGCGGCTCGGGGCGCGCGCGGCTGCGCTGGCTGGCCGCTCTCGTGTGCTGGGGGGGGCTGGTGGCGCTCGCGCTGCCCCGCCTGCAGCAGGCCCCCCCGCGCACTCGCCCCGCGCCCCCCGCCCGCCTGCTGCTCCAGTCCGAAGCCGCCTCGACTCCCGCTCCGCTCCCCTCCACACAGAACCCCGCAAAACCCGCCACAGACACAAGAGTCCTCACCGAAGACGAGCTTCGAGCTGACGCGGAACGCCGACTCCCTTCTCTCCCCCTCGCGTACTGGCACAAGCATAAAAACGACAAGAACAAGTTCTACAAGAAGAAAGATTGCGCCCCGTTCCCGTCTATTTACGACCTCGAATTCCATAATACGTACTGGCAGACTTTGCGTGCGAAAACTGACGTCTTTCACTTCTATGGAGCATACCTTGACGCGAGGAATTCCTctcgcattggaccagcggtCAGAGTACTGGGAGTGCATGATCGCATCAAACCCACCATCACGACTCATTGCCAGCTGTGGTTTGAAGAACGCGAAGCGCCTGTCGTTGTACGAAATCTCGAATACAAATACGTTTGGAACAGCAAATGGGGTAACTACCGAGATGGTGTTCTCCAACCTTACTTGCTAGCTTGCGTCCTGCCAGCAGAAGTGCGCCACTTGGTTCCCGCTTCGGTGTCCATCGTCTCCGACCCTTGCGACAGAGCTACGAATAACTTAAGGGTACATTACGACCGACCTAAACCACCAGCGGTTCAAAAAGAGTTCGCCGTCTGTGTAAAAGGCCTCGACTTTCTCCACGAGGATCTGTCGGTGCGACTTGTAGAATGGATCGAAATCATTCGTCTTCTGGGAGCTGACAAGATCTTCTTCTACGAACTCCAAATACATCCGAATATTACGAAGGTTTTGAATTACTACAACGATCTCGGTGTAACTGAACTGACGCCCATTACTTTACCGGGCGGACAGCCGAACCTACCAGGTCTGCAGCACATGTATCTCAAGAAAAAAACGACTCACAAGCGACAAATGGAATTGATTCCTTACAACGACTGTTTATACCGACATATGTATCAGTACAAGTGGTTAGCGCTGCTAGACATCGACGAGGTTATAGTTCCGTTGGAAGACAACGACTGGAGTTCCTTAATGAAGCGAATACTGCCTCTGTCCACGCCAGCAGCAGGGAAGCCACCCCGCTCGTCTTACCACGCCTCGAATCTGTACTACCTCGATTCATTGCAACATGAGCACGCTTGGGAAGAAGGGATACCTCGGTATCTTCACATGTTGCAGCACGTCTATCGCACGCGGAATTTCACGAAGCCAGGACAATACGTCAAGGCTTTCCACGAGACGGAACGCGTACTGGCCCTTCACAACCACTTCCCACTCGCTTGTCTGGGCGGAGCGTGTTCGTCGTACGCGATAGAGACGCAACACGCGCGACTGCAACACTATCGCGCCGACTGCGTCACGGCGCTGAGTAAAACATGCGCGGAGCTCCGCCAGCAGCCCGTGCGCGACACAGCGCTGTGGCGCTGGCGAACTCCTCTGATACAAGCGGCCGATGCAGCGCTGACAGCGCTAGGTTTTCTACCTCCACACCGGTGA
- the LOC112045892 gene encoding apolipophorin-3 yields MARFVVLFLACLALAAARQVRRDAPAPSPWQEIEKHATEFSKTFTEQINSLANSKNTQEFNKALKDGSDTVLKQLSAFSTSLQGAVNDASGKAKEALEQSRANIQRTAEDLRKAHPEVEQQANALREKLETAVKSAVAESQKLAKEVATNMEQTNQKLAPQIKSAYDDFVKQAEAVQKKLHEVAAKQ; encoded by the exons ATGGCCAGATTCGTTGTCCTGTTCCTCGCCTGCTTGGCTTTG GCTGCTGCGAGACAAGTTCGCCGCGACGCCCCAGCGCCATCCCCCTGGCAAGAAATTGAGAAGCACGCGACAGAGTTCTCCAAGACCTTCACAGAACAAATCAACTCTCTGGCCAACTCGAAGAACACCCAGGAGTTCAACAAGGCCCTTAAGGATGGCTCCGATACAGTGTTGAAACAGCTTTCTGCATTCTCAACCTCCCTTCAGGGCGCG GTGAACGACGCAAGCGGCAAAGCCAAGGAAGCTCTGGAACAGTCGCGCGCCAACATCCAACGCACGGCCGAGGACCTTCGCAAGGCCCATCCCGAGGTTGAGCAACAGGCCAACGCTTTGCGCGAGAAGTTGGAGACCGCTGTAAAGTCCGCTGTTGCT GAGAGCCAGAAGTTGGCCAAGGAAGTAGCCACCAACATGGAGCAGACCAACCAGAAGCTGGCCCCTCAGATCAAGTCCGCGTACGATGACTTCGTAAAGCAGGCTGAAGCCGTCCAGAAGAAGTTGCACGAGGTTGCCGCCAAGCAGTGA